The Corynebacterium jeddahense genome has a window encoding:
- a CDS encoding DUF294 nucleotidyltransferase-like domain-containing protein, translating to MSVELEEITRFLAQHEPFSTLPEDTLRALPASMGITYVRRGETVVAVGESNDTLYIIRSGAVDVVSADDMLLDRREAGLNFGYSTLVGERESRYLMQAVEDSVLLMLPREAFAGLLAEFPDLGRFFQTASRRVQAAAEEIRDHGAADVLRTPVRDLFVGRRAATQPATVSIARAAEAMGEYGVSCLILTSDQGERGGIAGIVTDHDMRARVVARQLDPARPVAEVMTAPVRTIGPDALVIEAMLTMGEIGVHHLPVVGSDGIAGVLDAADIMRQLQTDPIYLTTQVQHSSLDELEGAYVDAARAAGRFFERGASAGETQRFSTSVADAVARRLGTLAVEKLGPPPVPFAFVAVGSQARGEMGPASDQDNALVLGDGFDPAAHGAYFAALAEFVCAGLAGAGQALCPGNMMASNPEWRMTESQWERTFHGWVTAPVPDALLHAQVFFDFRAVFGAGDGWEGLAERVRATALSSAHGSARLHVHLAALATFREPPVGFFRGLVVERSGEYANTLDIKRGGTAAVVQMARLYAIAAGVDATDTASRLRAAAGQSVSAQGAADLLDAYEYLSDLAMRHQVQQLRAGERPDYHIDPKRLPERDRAALRDAFGVIKSQQAALAQKYQTRAV from the coding sequence ATGAGCGTTGAACTGGAGGAAATCACCCGCTTCCTCGCCCAGCACGAGCCGTTTTCCACGCTGCCCGAGGACACCCTGCGCGCCCTGCCCGCATCCATGGGCATCACGTACGTGCGCCGCGGCGAGACCGTCGTCGCCGTGGGCGAGTCGAACGACACGCTCTACATCATCCGCTCGGGCGCCGTCGACGTCGTCAGCGCGGACGACATGCTGCTCGACCGCCGCGAGGCGGGGCTGAACTTCGGCTACTCCACGCTTGTGGGCGAGCGCGAGTCGCGCTACCTCATGCAGGCGGTGGAGGACAGCGTCCTGCTCATGCTCCCGCGCGAGGCGTTCGCAGGGCTGCTCGCGGAGTTTCCGGACCTCGGCCGGTTCTTCCAAACCGCGTCGCGCCGCGTGCAGGCCGCGGCGGAGGAGATCCGCGACCACGGAGCGGCAGACGTGCTGCGCACGCCGGTGCGCGACCTCTTCGTCGGCCGCCGGGCCGCGACGCAGCCGGCCACCGTCTCCATCGCCCGGGCCGCGGAGGCGATGGGTGAATACGGGGTGAGCTGCCTCATCCTCACCAGCGACCAAGGCGAGCGGGGCGGCATCGCCGGCATTGTCACGGACCACGACATGCGCGCCCGGGTGGTGGCCCGGCAGCTCGATCCGGCGCGCCCCGTGGCGGAGGTGATGACGGCGCCGGTGCGCACGATCGGCCCCGACGCGCTCGTCATCGAGGCGATGCTCACGATGGGCGAGATCGGCGTGCACCACCTGCCCGTGGTGGGGTCAGACGGCATCGCCGGGGTGCTCGACGCCGCCGACATCATGCGCCAGCTGCAGACGGACCCGATCTACCTGACCACGCAGGTGCAGCACAGCTCGCTCGACGAGCTTGAGGGAGCGTACGTGGACGCGGCGCGCGCGGCGGGGCGGTTCTTCGAGCGCGGGGCGTCGGCGGGGGAGACGCAGCGGTTCTCCACCTCCGTCGCGGACGCGGTGGCGCGGCGGCTGGGCACCTTGGCCGTCGAGAAGCTTGGGCCTCCGCCGGTGCCGTTCGCGTTCGTCGCGGTGGGCTCCCAGGCGCGCGGCGAGATGGGGCCGGCCTCGGACCAGGACAACGCGCTCGTCCTCGGCGACGGCTTCGACCCCGCGGCGCACGGCGCGTACTTCGCCGCGCTCGCCGAGTTCGTCTGCGCCGGCCTCGCCGGGGCCGGCCAGGCGCTGTGTCCCGGGAACATGATGGCCTCGAACCCGGAGTGGCGCATGACGGAGTCGCAGTGGGAGCGCACGTTCCACGGCTGGGTCACCGCGCCCGTGCCGGACGCGCTGCTGCACGCGCAGGTGTTCTTCGACTTCCGCGCGGTTTTCGGCGCGGGCGATGGCTGGGAGGGGCTCGCCGAGCGCGTGCGCGCCACGGCGCTGTCCTCGGCCCACGGCTCCGCGCGCCTGCACGTCCACCTCGCCGCGCTGGCGACGTTCCGCGAGCCGCCCGTCGGGTTCTTCCGCGGCCTCGTGGTCGAGCGCAGCGGCGAGTACGCGAACACGCTGGATATCAAGCGTGGCGGCACGGCGGCGGTGGTGCAGATGGCGCGGCTCTACGCCATCGCCGCCGGCGTCGATGCGACCGACACCGCCAGCCGCCTGCGCGCGGCGGCGGGGCAGTCGGTCTCCGCGCAGGGCGCCGCGGACCTCCTCGACGCGTACGAGTACCTCAGCGACCTCGCCATGCGGCACCAGGTGCAGCAGCTGCGCGCCGGCGAGCGGCCGGACTACCACATCGACCCGAAGCGGCTGCCCGAGCGCGACCGCGCGGCGCTGCGCGACGCGTTCGGCGTGATCAAATCCCAGCAGGCGGCGCTCGCGCAGAAGTACCAGACGAGGGCGGTGTGA
- a CDS encoding DUF262 domain-containing protein, with protein MGFTTPSYSLKDLFSRAERGELQLPDFQRSYTWDVDRIRTLVTSVLRGYPVGSFLALDTRNTPQRFRPRPLEGIAAEGVEPGLLLLDGQQRLTSLFHAFKGDGEVVTVDYLGRPIRRRFMVDVRAAVSADPMPVEALFAVDPDGVVRSHFGPDVQGALATREDFIANGVIPVSALLWREGNDLLVDMAASGDEELRDAAKRFINQVMRYLPAYDVPVVRIDRDTTQAGVGQIFAFANSAGVQMDVFELLTAMFAAEDPDFALAKHWAGVERRLREYPVLESVGRVEFLRGLSLLLTSRRGPALGHRGDILNISLQEYLAHAGEMCDGFIAAATFLGERRVVAAEQVPYPAQLVPLAVVLARLAEQPGALEDTGAADRLNRWFWSGVFGELYGAHAPTIRIGLDVTEVTPWVRGEAAHEPRTVADARFHESRLLTAGPDSGVYRGLYSLLMARGARDWRTGELFTQETDEQLRPRFHLVFPREFLDVRGVDPQLAESVLNHTPMGQRTEVVIERNEPKRYLPRLQSKSLLEDDEFDAMLAGHEMDPDLLMASDWEGFIADRRTRFVGMIEYAMGREAVRDWDAPDVQAHEECGEA; from the coding sequence ATGGGCTTTACCACGCCGAGCTACTCGCTGAAGGACCTGTTCTCCCGCGCCGAACGCGGGGAGCTGCAGCTGCCGGATTTCCAGCGCTCCTACACGTGGGACGTCGACCGGATCCGCACCTTGGTCACGTCTGTGCTGCGTGGCTACCCGGTCGGGTCGTTCCTCGCGCTGGACACGCGCAACACCCCGCAGCGCTTCCGGCCACGCCCGCTCGAGGGCATCGCCGCGGAGGGCGTCGAGCCGGGGCTGTTGCTTCTCGACGGCCAGCAGCGCCTCACCTCGCTCTTCCACGCGTTCAAGGGCGACGGGGAAGTGGTGACGGTGGACTACCTCGGCCGCCCGATTCGGCGGCGCTTCATGGTCGACGTCCGCGCGGCCGTCTCCGCGGACCCGATGCCGGTCGAGGCCCTCTTCGCCGTCGACCCGGACGGTGTCGTGCGCTCCCACTTCGGCCCGGACGTGCAGGGCGCGCTGGCGACGCGGGAGGACTTCATTGCAAACGGCGTCATCCCCGTCAGCGCACTGCTGTGGCGCGAGGGTAACGACCTGCTCGTCGACATGGCTGCAAGCGGCGACGAGGAGCTGCGCGACGCGGCCAAGCGCTTTATCAACCAGGTCATGCGCTACCTTCCCGCGTACGACGTGCCGGTTGTGCGCATCGACCGTGACACGACGCAGGCGGGCGTGGGGCAGATCTTCGCCTTCGCCAACTCCGCCGGCGTGCAGATGGACGTGTTTGAACTGCTCACCGCCATGTTCGCGGCGGAGGACCCGGACTTCGCGCTCGCGAAGCACTGGGCGGGCGTGGAGCGGCGGCTGCGCGAGTACCCCGTGCTTGAAAGCGTCGGGCGCGTGGAGTTCCTCCGCGGCCTGTCGCTGCTGCTCACCAGTCGCCGCGGCCCAGCGCTCGGCCACCGCGGCGACATCTTAAACATCTCGCTGCAGGAGTACCTCGCGCACGCCGGCGAGATGTGCGACGGGTTCATTGCCGCCGCGACGTTCCTCGGCGAGCGCCGCGTCGTCGCCGCCGAGCAGGTGCCGTACCCGGCGCAGCTCGTGCCGCTCGCGGTCGTGCTCGCCCGCCTCGCGGAGCAGCCCGGCGCGCTCGAGGACACCGGGGCGGCAGACCGGCTCAACCGCTGGTTCTGGTCGGGCGTGTTCGGCGAGCTCTACGGCGCGCACGCCCCGACGATCCGGATCGGGCTCGACGTCACCGAGGTCACGCCGTGGGTGCGCGGGGAGGCGGCCCACGAGCCGCGCACCGTGGCGGACGCGCGCTTCCACGAGTCGCGCCTGCTCACGGCCGGGCCCGACAGCGGCGTCTACCGCGGCCTGTACTCGCTGCTCATGGCGCGCGGGGCGCGGGACTGGCGCACCGGCGAGCTGTTCACCCAGGAGACGGATGAGCAGCTGCGCCCCCGGTTCCACCTCGTCTTCCCGCGCGAGTTTCTCGACGTCCGAGGGGTGGACCCGCAGCTCGCCGAGTCCGTGCTCAACCACACGCCGATGGGGCAGCGCACCGAGGTGGTCATCGAGCGCAACGAGCCGAAGCGCTACCTGCCGCGCCTGCAGTCGAAGTCGCTGCTCGAGGACGACGAGTTCGACGCGATGCTCGCCGGCCACGAGATGGACCCGGACCTGCTCATGGCCTCCGACTGGGAGGGCTTCATCGCGGACCGCCGGACGCGGTTCGTCGGCATGATCGAGTACGCGATGGGCCGCGAGGCGGTGCGCGACTGGGACGCGCCGGACGTGCAGGCGCACGAAGAATGCGGCGAAGCGTAG
- a CDS encoding isochorismate synthase → MSSSPEPDSSPDSNPDPASHSGRPASAPDFLLSRGDGSVRTQGARGTFTDAWEAVEAIERGEVEMVVGALPFDQHCPAALTVPERIVREPGPLEPHPYYRVGVGSRLHASLVDVDPSPAEHLRRVEAAVSTIQGSILDKVVLARAVDIAFDPPVDPRLVAARLIDLSATRDGFIAELTPAGRRGHFLVGSSPEVLVRRRGNRVRSFPLAGSAPRYRDDPAADRAAAAGLQDSQKDLDEHRFVVEHIRGVLAPLCNELRIPERPVLEKTSEMWHLATPIEGVLKDPAPTALDLALRLYPTPAVCGTPQAAAEALITTAESDRGFYAGAVGYTDAAGDGEYMVAIRCAEVNGDGTRARAWAGGGLTADSDPQAELDETTAKLRTIMRALGL, encoded by the coding sequence ATGTCATCGTCGCCCGAACCAGACTCCTCCCCGGATAGCAACCCGGATCCCGCTTCGCACTCCGGCCGCCCCGCGTCGGCGCCGGACTTCCTGCTCTCCCGCGGGGACGGCTCGGTGCGCACCCAGGGCGCGCGCGGCACGTTCACCGACGCTTGGGAGGCCGTCGAGGCGATCGAGCGCGGCGAGGTGGAGATGGTTGTCGGCGCACTCCCCTTCGACCAGCACTGCCCCGCCGCGCTCACCGTCCCCGAGCGCATCGTGCGCGAGCCGGGCCCGCTTGAGCCGCACCCCTACTACCGCGTCGGTGTAGGGTCGCGCCTGCACGCCTCGCTTGTCGACGTCGACCCGTCCCCCGCCGAGCATCTGCGCCGCGTTGAGGCCGCCGTCTCGACGATCCAGGGGTCGATCCTGGACAAAGTGGTCCTCGCGCGCGCCGTCGACATCGCTTTCGACCCGCCCGTCGACCCGCGCCTCGTCGCGGCCCGCCTCATCGACCTGTCCGCCACCCGCGACGGGTTCATCGCCGAGCTCACCCCCGCCGGCAGGCGCGGGCATTTCCTCGTCGGCTCCTCCCCCGAGGTGCTCGTGCGCCGCCGGGGCAACCGGGTCCGGTCCTTCCCGCTCGCCGGTTCGGCGCCGCGCTACCGGGACGACCCGGCGGCCGACCGCGCCGCGGCGGCCGGGCTGCAGGATTCGCAGAAGGATCTCGACGAACACCGCTTCGTCGTCGAGCACATCCGCGGCGTGCTCGCGCCGCTGTGCAACGAGCTGCGCATCCCCGAGCGCCCCGTCCTAGAGAAGACGAGCGAGATGTGGCACCTGGCCACGCCCATCGAGGGCGTGCTCAAAGACCCCGCCCCGACGGCGCTCGACCTCGCGCTGCGCCTCTACCCCACCCCCGCGGTGTGCGGCACCCCGCAGGCAGCAGCCGAGGCGCTCATCACCACCGCCGAGTCGGACCGCGGGTTCTACGCCGGGGCCGTCGGGTACACCGACGCCGCCGGCGACGGCGAGTACATGGTGGCCATCCGCTGCGCCGAGGTCAACGGCGACGGCACCCGCGCCCGCGCCTGGGCCGGCGGCGGGCTCACCGCCGACTCGGACCCGCAGGCGGAGCTTGACGAAACCACGGCGAAGCTGCGCACCATCATGCGCGCGCTGGGCTTGTAG
- a CDS encoding YbdD/YjiX family protein encodes MSRPLHRAGSAVVWYVKELMGDNEYAKYCSHLARRHPGETPVSEREYWRQRWERESNNPQGRCC; translated from the coding sequence GTGTCCCGCCCGCTGCACCGCGCCGGGAGCGCCGTGGTCTGGTACGTCAAGGAGCTCATGGGCGACAACGAATACGCTAAGTACTGCTCCCACCTTGCGCGCCGCCACCCGGGAGAGACCCCAGTCTCCGAGCGGGAGTACTGGCGGCAGCGCTGGGAGCGAGAATCGAACAACCCGCAGGGCCGCTGCTGCTAG
- a CDS encoding fumarylacetoacetate hydrolase family protein has product MRFGRIATPEGMTFAVIDDEGATAKVIAGTPFTEPEYTGKEYPLEQVRLLAPTLPSKIVAVGRNYADHVAEVFQKSAEHLPPTIFIKPSTAVIGPDAAIKIPEFATRVEFEGELALVVGVPCKNVKAEDWKSVIRGVTIINDVSSRDLQFADGQWARAKGMDTFGPLGPWIETDLEKFDFANLPIKAHHTHDGVRETKQDSNSNQMIKSVGEMVEWVSQSFTLLPGDVIATGSPAGTAEMVPGDTIEVEIPGIGTLRNSVERA; this is encoded by the coding sequence ATGCGTTTTGGACGAATTGCAACCCCAGAAGGAATGACGTTCGCCGTCATCGACGACGAGGGCGCCACCGCGAAAGTCATCGCCGGCACGCCGTTCACGGAGCCCGAGTACACGGGCAAGGAATACCCGCTTGAGCAGGTGCGCCTGCTCGCCCCGACGCTGCCGTCGAAGATCGTCGCCGTCGGCCGCAACTACGCGGACCACGTCGCCGAGGTGTTCCAGAAGTCGGCGGAGCACCTGCCGCCGACCATCTTTATCAAGCCGTCCACCGCGGTGATCGGGCCGGACGCGGCGATCAAGATCCCGGAGTTTGCCACCCGCGTCGAGTTCGAGGGCGAACTCGCGCTCGTCGTCGGCGTGCCGTGCAAGAACGTCAAGGCTGAGGACTGGAAGTCAGTCATCCGCGGCGTGACCATCATCAACGACGTCTCCTCGCGCGACCTGCAGTTCGCGGACGGCCAGTGGGCCCGCGCGAAGGGCATGGACACGTTCGGCCCGCTCGGCCCGTGGATTGAGACCGACCTGGAGAAGTTCGACTTCGCCAACCTGCCCATCAAGGCGCACCACACCCACGACGGGGTACGGGAGACGAAGCAGGACTCGAACTCGAACCAGATGATCAAGTCCGTCGGAGAGATGGTCGAGTGGGTCTCCCAGTCGTTCACCCTGCTGCCGGGCGACGTCATCGCCACCGGTTCGCCGGCCGGCACGGCGGAGATGGTGCCGGGCGACACCATCGAGGTGGAGATCCCCGGCATCGGCACCCTGCGCAACTCGGTCGAGCGCGCCTAA
- a CDS encoding carbon starvation CstA family protein, with the protein MSTTVQGPGSGRLDTWPERDRLEISVTPDGEEKVVGVKPEKVIGTTERVVIAISAVIAALGWGAIALHRDEQISSVWIVLAAIGSYLIGYTLYARLIDYHVVKPRNNRATPAEYVDDGKDYVPTDRRVLFGHHFAAIAGAGPLVGPVMAAQMGYLPGTLWIILGVIFAGAVQDFLVLWVSTRRRGRSLGQMINDEIGRVGGIAGILATMVIMIIIIAVLALVVVNALSDSVWGVFSIAMTIPIALFMGCYTRFFRPGRVAEVSAIGVVLLLAAIIGGGYVAETQWGEDVFLLSKTTLAVCIIIYGIVAAVLPVWLLLAPRDYLSTFMKIGVIALLAVAIFIDRPTIQMPAVTHFAHDGGGPVFSGSLFPFLFITIACGALSGFHALISSGTTPKLIEKESHMRIIGYGSMLVESFVAVMALITAVILDRHLYFAVNSPAGKTAGTEEGAADFVNSLGLPGDPITAAQLAEVASNVGEQTVVSRTGGAPTFALGMSEIMTNIVGNADMQAFWYHFAIMFEALFILTTVDAGTRVARFMMSDSLSHIPGLGKFKDQSWTLGSWISTLLVCALWGAILVMGVTDPLGGINVLFPLFGIANQLLAAIALTLVTVVVVKKGLYNWVWVPAVPLVWDLVVTLTASWQKIFSSDPAIGYFAQHNRFRDAKSQGLTEFGSAKTPEAIDAVIRNTMIQGVLSVVFAVLVIIVVAAAAVTCVKAVRMRAEGRAMPTSEEPDTPSLLFLPRGLAPSKDEKKVMAELGLRFDDTSGGH; encoded by the coding sequence ATGAGCACAACGGTGCAGGGGCCGGGGTCGGGCAGGCTGGACACGTGGCCCGAGCGGGACCGGCTGGAAATCTCGGTGACGCCGGACGGCGAGGAGAAGGTCGTCGGCGTGAAGCCGGAGAAGGTCATCGGTACGACGGAGCGCGTGGTCATCGCGATCTCGGCGGTCATCGCCGCGCTCGGGTGGGGCGCGATCGCCCTCCACCGCGACGAGCAGATCAGCTCCGTGTGGATCGTCCTCGCCGCGATCGGCTCCTACCTCATCGGGTACACCCTCTATGCGCGGCTTATCGACTACCACGTGGTCAAGCCGCGCAACAACCGCGCGACGCCGGCGGAATACGTCGACGACGGCAAGGACTACGTGCCCACGGACCGCCGCGTGCTCTTCGGCCACCACTTCGCCGCCATCGCCGGCGCCGGCCCGCTCGTCGGCCCGGTCATGGCCGCGCAGATGGGCTACCTGCCCGGCACGCTGTGGATCATCCTCGGCGTCATCTTCGCCGGCGCGGTGCAGGACTTCCTCGTGCTGTGGGTGTCCACCCGCCGCCGCGGGCGCTCGCTCGGGCAGATGATCAACGACGAGATCGGGCGCGTCGGCGGCATCGCCGGCATCCTCGCCACGATGGTCATCATGATCATCATCATCGCCGTGCTCGCGCTCGTGGTGGTCAACGCGCTCTCGGACTCGGTGTGGGGCGTGTTCTCCATCGCCATGACCATCCCGATCGCCCTCTTCATGGGCTGCTACACGCGCTTCTTCCGCCCCGGCAGGGTCGCGGAGGTCTCGGCCATCGGCGTCGTGCTCCTCCTCGCCGCGATCATCGGCGGCGGCTACGTCGCGGAGACGCAGTGGGGCGAGGACGTGTTCCTGCTGTCCAAGACCACGCTCGCCGTGTGCATCATCATCTACGGCATCGTCGCCGCGGTGCTGCCGGTGTGGCTGCTGCTCGCCCCGCGCGACTACCTCTCCACGTTCATGAAGATCGGCGTGATCGCCCTGCTCGCGGTGGCGATCTTCATCGACCGCCCGACGATCCAGATGCCGGCGGTGACGCACTTCGCCCACGACGGCGGCGGCCCAGTGTTCTCCGGCTCGCTCTTCCCGTTCCTCTTCATCACCATTGCCTGCGGCGCGCTCTCCGGGTTCCACGCCCTCATCTCGTCCGGCACGACGCCGAAGCTCATCGAGAAGGAATCGCACATGCGCATCATCGGCTACGGCTCGATGCTCGTGGAGTCCTTCGTCGCCGTCATGGCGCTCATCACCGCCGTCATCCTCGACCGCCACCTCTACTTCGCCGTGAACTCCCCGGCGGGCAAGACGGCGGGCACCGAGGAAGGCGCCGCCGACTTCGTCAACTCCCTCGGCCTGCCCGGCGACCCGATCACCGCCGCCCAGCTCGCCGAGGTGGCCAGCAACGTCGGCGAGCAGACCGTGGTCTCGCGCACCGGCGGCGCGCCGACGTTCGCCCTCGGCATGTCCGAGATCATGACCAACATCGTCGGCAACGCCGACATGCAGGCGTTCTGGTACCACTTCGCCATCATGTTTGAGGCCCTGTTCATCCTCACCACCGTCGACGCCGGCACCCGCGTCGCGCGGTTCATGATGTCCGACTCGCTCAGCCACATCCCGGGGCTCGGTAAGTTCAAGGACCAGTCCTGGACGCTCGGCTCATGGATCTCCACCCTGCTCGTCTGCGCGCTGTGGGGCGCGATCCTGGTCATGGGCGTGACGGACCCGCTCGGCGGCATCAACGTGCTCTTCCCGCTCTTCGGCATCGCCAACCAGCTCCTCGCCGCGATCGCGCTCACGCTTGTCACGGTCGTGGTGGTGAAGAAGGGGCTGTACAACTGGGTGTGGGTCCCCGCCGTCCCGCTCGTGTGGGACCTCGTGGTCACGCTCACCGCGAGCTGGCAGAAGATCTTCTCCTCGGACCCGGCGATCGGCTACTTCGCCCAGCACAACCGCTTCCGGGACGCGAAGTCGCAGGGGCTTACCGAGTTCGGCAGCGCCAAGACCCCCGAGGCCATCGACGCGGTGATCCGCAACACCATGATCCAGGGCGTGCTCTCCGTCGTCTTCGCCGTGCTCGTCATCATCGTCGTCGCGGCCGCCGCGGTCACCTGCGTCAAGGCGGTGCGCATGCGGGCGGAAGGCCGAGCGATGCCCACCTCGGAGGAGCCGGACACGCCGTCGCTCCTCTTCCTGCCCCGCGGGCTCGCCCCGAGCAAGGACGAGAAGAAGGTCATGGCGGAGCTGGGCTTGCGTTTCGACGACACCTCCGGAGGCCACTAG
- a CDS encoding 3-isopropylmalate dehydrogenase, producing MKIAVIAGDGIGEEVMAEGLKVLRAVRDDVETTEYDLGARRYLRNRETLTDADLESLKQHDAILLGAVGDPERVPAGVLERGLLLPLRFKLDHYVNLRPSRLYPSSTSPLANPGDIDFVVVREGTEGLYAGNGGTLRQGTVHEVASEVSQNTYFGAERVARYAFELAMTRRKKLTLVHKTNVLVNAGGLWQRVVDELAAEFPEVEVGYNHIDAATIYMVQDPARYDVILTDNLFGDILTDLAGAVTGGVGQACSGNINAAREFPSMFEPVHGSAPDIAGQGVADPTAMILSVAMMLRFLGDDANADRIEAAVERDVADRGDAPVRTAEVGDRIAAALA from the coding sequence ATGAAGATCGCTGTGATCGCAGGCGACGGAATTGGCGAAGAGGTCATGGCGGAGGGCCTGAAGGTTCTCCGCGCCGTGCGCGACGACGTGGAGACGACGGAGTACGACCTCGGCGCGAGGCGCTACCTGCGCAACCGCGAGACGCTTACCGACGCAGACCTGGAGAGCCTGAAACAGCACGACGCCATCCTCCTCGGCGCGGTCGGCGACCCGGAGCGCGTCCCGGCGGGCGTGCTCGAGCGCGGGCTGCTCCTGCCGCTGCGGTTCAAGCTCGACCACTACGTCAACCTGCGCCCGTCGCGGCTCTACCCGTCGTCGACGAGCCCGCTCGCGAACCCGGGCGACATCGACTTCGTCGTCGTGCGCGAGGGCACCGAGGGCCTCTACGCCGGTAACGGCGGCACGCTGCGTCAGGGCACCGTGCACGAGGTCGCCTCCGAGGTGTCCCAGAACACCTACTTCGGCGCCGAGCGCGTGGCGCGCTACGCGTTCGAGCTGGCGATGACGCGGCGCAAGAAGCTCACCCTCGTGCACAAGACGAACGTCCTCGTCAACGCCGGCGGCCTGTGGCAGCGCGTGGTCGACGAGCTTGCCGCCGAGTTCCCCGAGGTCGAGGTGGGCTACAACCATATCGACGCCGCGACGATCTACATGGTGCAGGACCCGGCACGCTACGACGTCATCCTCACCGACAACCTCTTCGGCGACATCCTCACCGACCTCGCGGGCGCGGTCACCGGCGGCGTGGGCCAGGCGTGCTCCGGCAACATCAACGCCGCCCGCGAGTTCCCGTCGATGTTCGAGCCGGTCCACGGTTCCGCGCCGGACATCGCGGGGCAGGGCGTCGCCGACCCGACCGCGATGATCCTCTCGGTGGCCATGATGCTGCGTTTCCTCGGCGACGACGCGAACGCCGACCGCATCGAAGCGGCGGTGGAGCGCGACGTCGCCGACCGCGGTGACGCGCCGGTACGCACCGCCGAGGTGGGTGACAGGATCGCCGCCGCGCTCGCGTAG
- a CDS encoding hydroxyacid dehydrogenase, which yields MPASPVVLIADPLAPEAEQLLVDAAVSVRHVTGAQRPDLLAAVGDADALVVRSATRVDREVFEAAPRLRVVSRAGVGIDNIDVDAATAHGVLVANTPAANVHSAAEHTVALLLAAARNIPAADASTRAGRWERSALQGVELYGKTAGVVGFGRVGQLVAERLAAFGMRVVAYDPVWDREASIRIGVEYADLDELVAHSDVVTIHVPRTEATRALFDARRLAGAKPGQILVNASRGGVVDERALADALRDGPLRAAGIDVFEEEPPADSPLLACGNVVLTPHLGASTREAQLRAGEAAVDAVLRALRGEGADVPGAVNAEALARQ from the coding sequence GTGCCCGCTTCCCCCGTCGTCCTCATCGCGGATCCCCTCGCGCCCGAGGCGGAGCAGTTGCTTGTCGACGCCGCCGTGTCCGTCCGCCACGTCACCGGCGCGCAGCGCCCGGACCTGCTCGCGGCGGTGGGCGACGCCGACGCGCTCGTTGTCCGCTCGGCGACGCGGGTGGATCGCGAGGTGTTCGAGGCCGCGCCGCGGCTGCGAGTGGTCTCGCGGGCCGGGGTGGGCATCGACAACATCGACGTCGACGCGGCCACCGCCCACGGCGTCCTCGTCGCCAACACGCCGGCCGCCAACGTCCATTCCGCCGCTGAACACACGGTGGCGCTGCTGCTCGCGGCGGCGCGCAACATTCCAGCGGCGGACGCGTCGACGCGCGCGGGGCGATGGGAGCGGTCCGCGCTGCAGGGGGTGGAGCTCTACGGCAAGACGGCCGGGGTAGTCGGGTTCGGCCGCGTCGGCCAGCTCGTCGCCGAGCGGCTCGCGGCGTTCGGCATGCGCGTGGTGGCGTATGACCCGGTGTGGGACCGTGAGGCGTCGATACGCATCGGCGTCGAGTATGCCGACCTCGACGAGCTTGTCGCGCACTCCGACGTGGTGACCATCCACGTGCCGAGGACGGAGGCGACACGCGCGCTGTTTGACGCGCGCCGCCTCGCCGGCGCGAAGCCGGGGCAGATCCTGGTGAACGCGTCGCGCGGCGGTGTGGTCGACGAGCGCGCGCTCGCCGACGCCCTGCGCGACGGGCCGCTGCGGGCGGCCGGGATCGACGTCTTCGAGGAGGAGCCGCCGGCGGATTCGCCGCTGCTTGCGTGCGGGAATGTGGTGCTCACGCCGCACCTTGGGGCGTCGACACGCGAGGCGCAGCTGCGGGCGGGGGAGGCCGCCGTCGACGCGGTGCTGCGCGCGCTGCGGGGCGAGGGCGCCGACGTGCCCGGCGCCGTGAACGCCGAGGCGCTCGCCCGCCAGTAG
- a CDS encoding exonuclease domain-containing protein produces MLFGPKKRPLIDGALLAVDVETTGLKPERAQLVSVGWVPVDGRVIDLSGAEYFVAAGAQVGESATLHGVTDDDVARLGRDPADILDAFLAALEGRKLLAHFAQMELGFLGTLHKDVRGTPWALHGSEVVDTFALERRHMERMGTYPRGEDLRLARVRQRYGLPAYGNHNALTDAIACAELYLALTS; encoded by the coding sequence GTGTTGTTCGGCCCGAAGAAGCGCCCGCTTATCGACGGTGCCCTGCTCGCCGTGGACGTCGAGACGACCGGCCTCAAGCCCGAGCGCGCGCAGCTCGTCTCCGTCGGCTGGGTGCCGGTCGATGGCCGAGTGATCGACCTCTCCGGCGCGGAGTACTTTGTCGCCGCCGGGGCACAGGTCGGGGAGTCCGCGACGCTGCACGGGGTGACGGACGACGACGTCGCCCGGCTGGGGCGCGACCCCGCGGACATCCTCGACGCGTTCCTCGCCGCGCTCGAAGGGCGCAAGCTGCTCGCGCACTTCGCGCAGATGGAGCTGGGCTTCCTGGGCACGCTGCACAAGGACGTGCGGGGGACGCCGTGGGCGCTGCACGGCAGCGAGGTGGTGGACACCTTCGCGCTCGAGCGGCGCCACATGGAGCGCATGGGCACGTACCCGCGCGGCGAGGACCTGCGCCTGGCCCGGGTACGGCAGCGCTACGGGCTGCCCGCCTACGGCAACCACAACGCGCTCACAGACGCGATTGCGTGCGCCGAGCTCTACCTCGCGCTCACGAGCTGA